Within the Nicotiana tabacum cultivar K326 chromosome 11, ASM71507v2, whole genome shotgun sequence genome, the region AAACCTTAGGATTAGGAAAAACCTTGTTCATAACAAActtcggcacatattgctataatatgATGCTCTTCGGGATCAAGAACGCCAGTGCCACTTATTAGGGGCTcgtaaacaagatgtttgaaaaacaaatagggaaaactaagaaagtttatatagacgatatgctcgttaattctttgaatgcaggtgatcacCTTAAGCATCTACAAAAgacttttgacatcctaaggaagcataacatgaagcttaaccccgagaagtgcgcGTTCGGGGTCAGCTCCGGTAAGTTTCTAGTATTTctggtgtcacaaagggggattgaggtaaaccccaaaaagatcaaggccatcgaagacatcccggACCAACTGTCAAGTGTAAAAGAAATCCAAAGGATCACGGGGAGATTGGAAGCTTTGAGCAGATTCATTTCTCGATCATCAGAGAAATGTCACCGTTTCTTCTCACTGCTCCAAAAGATAAATGACTTCGAATGGACTTCAGAATGCCAGAAGGCTTTGAAAAGATACTTCTCAAGCCCTCCGTTACTTTCGAAACCAAAGGAAGGTGAAACACTGTTGGTCTATCTCGTAGTCCCGGAAGTAGTAGTAAGTGTAGTTTGGTCTATGAGGACGAAGGTAcacaatctcccatttattacgttagtaaaattttaacgggagtgGAAACTCACTACCTACACTTGGAGAAGCTGGCCTtggctctcgtagtcgccgctcggaagctgaggccctacttctAATGTCACTCGATGGTCTGGTGACAATATTTCCCCTGCGGAATTATACTTCACAAACCCGAACTTTCGGCTaagctggccaaatgggccgtcgaaatgagtgaattcgacattgaaTATAAACTAAGGACTGCGATTAAGTCATAAGTCTTGactgactttgtggccgatttcagtctggGATTGTTGCCTTTAGCAACCAAAAAGGCTGTAATGGTGTCAGAATTGGGAtgggagtttggaccttatttacggatagAGCCTCCAACGTAAAAGGGTTCGGGCTTAGCATAGTGCTAACCACGCCTTcaggagaaaccctaaggcaagtCATCAGAATGccccctttaactaacaatgaagcattGTATGAGGTTTTGATTTCAGGACTTGAGCTGGTCCGGGGACTAGATtttgaggtcatagaaatcaagtGCGATTCAcagttggtggtaaatcaggtctacgagaTCTTTGAAACTAAAGAAGAACGCATGCAACAATATGTGGTGAAGGTTCAGGATCTACTAGCTCGATTTCGGGAATGGTCGATTACTCACATTCtgagggaagaaaatgcagaagcagatgcacTAGCTAACATCGACTCATCGATGGGAATGAAGGGATCAGAGTCCAGGGCGGTACTACAACTGATGCACTCGATCCTGGATGTAGATAGCTATTACGAGGTAAATACtactaatttggtctgggactggaggaatgagatcatcGATTATCTCAAGCACCGGGAATTGCCCGAAGATTCCAAGGCATCTCAGGTGATGCACGTCATAAAAGCACAATATAGCTTCAAAGTAGGTCAATTGTACaaaaaatctttccaaggcctgttggcccgatgtttgggagcATCCGAGGCAAATTACGTTATGCGAGAGGTCCACGAAGGATATACGAAAACCATTCAGGCGCAGATTCCTTAGTGTTAAAGCTTGTAagggcaggatattataggcCTCGTATGGAACAAGACGCTAAAGCTTTCatacaaaaatgtgataagtgccaatgtTATGTACCGCTAGTACATCAACCGGCAGAACTATTGCATTCAGTCCTATCTCtgtggtcgttcatgaaatggggatggacatcgtcggaccgctGTCGCCAGCTCtcggtaaggtaagatttcttttggttttaattaaCTATTTTCTAAGGGAGCGGAAGCAGGCCCTTATCAGAAGATTAGCGAACGCGAAGTGCTGGATTTTTTGTGGGAAAACATAACCTGCAGGTTCAGAATACTAAAAGAAATAGCATGAGACAATGGGCCACAATTTATCGGCACAAAAatcacaaagttccttgaagatcTGAAATAAAAAGGATCACGTCTTCACCATATCACCCGAGCGCAAATGGTCAGGAGAaatcaacgaacaaagtgattatacaaaacctcaagaaaagttTGGAAACGGCTAAAGGTAAATGGCCTAAGGAGCTACCCATAGTTTAACGGGCATACCGAACGATGGCCAAATCGAGCACGAGGGAAACTCTTTTTTCCCTTGTATACGGAGCAGAAGCCCTAATTATGGTTGAAGTAGGGGAGCCTACCTTAAGGTATTTCCAGGAAAGCGAAGAAGCGAACAATGAAACAATGCTGGCCAACTTGAAGTTGCTCGATGAGCGCAGGGACTTGGCACATGTAAGGATGGAGACACAGAAGCAGAGAATGAAAATATATTATAATCGGAGAGACAACCTTCTTTACTTCAAAGTGGGAGATTTGGTTTTGAGGAAAGTACCTCAAAACACTCGGGAAATCAATGCAGGGAAGTTAGGTCCAACCTGGGAACGCCCCTACCGAGTTTCGGCTATCACCGGGAAAGGCTCGTACGAGTTGGAGACTCAGAATGGAGAAAAggtaccaagcaattggaatgtggcacacctcaaaagatattattgctggaAAACATCGTTTATACTAGAAGTATGCGctacactctttttcccttcgtccaaTTTTTGTTCCAATCGGttttttctagcaaggtttttgATGAGGCAGTAACAAAAAAACATACTACAAAGAAAGTTTCAATGgcagcaataagacctttaatagcaaTGCACACAAGCGAAGAACCACTCCGTgatagttaaataatctttggcTCTATAGCAAATTTCCCACCGGGAAAATAAGTTTGCTATTAAacaaaggttacccgaccgttcataAGTGTAAACCATtagaggattgttagatagtcttttgctcgatagaataaattcctaaggggaagtgaagTTTGTTACCGAGTGGAAGATtgtctagcaattcattagtgggaTCCTCGAAGATGAAAGATTcctagtgttccaattcgca harbors:
- the LOC142165801 gene encoding uncharacterized protein LOC142165801 translates to MAKSSTRETLFSLVYGAEALIMVEVGEPTLRYFQESEEANNETMLANLKLLDERRDLAHVRMETQKQRMKIYYNRRDNLLYFKVGDLVLRKVPQNTREINAGKLGPTWERPYRVSAITGKGSYELETQNGEKVPSNWNVAHLKRYYCWKTSFILEVCATLFFPSSNFCSNRFFLARFLMRQ